From Pantoea sp. Ep11b, the proteins below share one genomic window:
- the recD gene encoding exodeoxyribonuclease V subunit alpha — translation MSEMLSLLLQAAEKRLLRPLDIQFARLIAPESQPALLLAAACVSAEAGEGHVCLPLSHLSEANLFAGRQPALARAIWQAAGAPDDWPAHLADWPAVSDGSRVTPLVLSHQRLYLHRLWQSEGRVADFFAAQEMKTAFDIQAAGEVLNTLFGDQPEDWQKIAAAVALTRKTAVISGGPGTGKTTTVAKLLAALIRLNPGALRIQLAAPTGKAAARLTESLGRALQDLAVSDEERRRFPAEATTLHRLLGAQPDTQRMRYHAGNPLHLDVLVVDEASMVDLPMMAKLIAALPGHARVIFLGDRDQLASVEAGAVLGDICRCTEGGYSLERAEQLARLTGCALEGSDDMQAPSVRDSICLLQKSYRFDARSGIGQLAKAINRGDAAEVNALFTSACEDVSYQTLNSAEAYQTMLDEVAQGYQPFLQLIREQAPPAEVIAAFGRYQLLCALREGPFGVQGLNQRIEQRLMQLQRIRRPGVGSRWYAGRPVMISRNDSALGLFNGDIGITLRDEEGNLKVFFPLPDGSIKAIQPSRLPSHETAWVMTVHKSQGSEFDHTALVMPTQFLPVLTRELVYTAITRARRQLTIYSEPGVFQRAVQLQTQRRSGLVERLGAGG, via the coding sequence ATGAGTGAGATGCTGAGCCTGCTGCTGCAGGCGGCAGAGAAGCGCCTCCTGCGGCCGCTGGATATTCAGTTCGCGCGGCTGATCGCGCCGGAATCACAGCCCGCGCTGCTGCTGGCAGCGGCCTGCGTCAGTGCTGAAGCCGGTGAGGGACATGTCTGCCTGCCGCTGAGTCACCTCTCTGAAGCGAACCTGTTTGCCGGTCGTCAGCCTGCGCTGGCCCGGGCGATCTGGCAGGCAGCGGGCGCGCCGGATGACTGGCCTGCACATCTGGCTGACTGGCCCGCCGTCAGCGACGGCAGTCGGGTGACGCCGCTGGTGCTGAGCCACCAGCGTTTGTATCTGCACCGGCTGTGGCAGAGTGAAGGCCGGGTTGCCGACTTCTTTGCGGCTCAGGAGATGAAAACTGCCTTCGATATCCAGGCCGCGGGCGAGGTACTGAACACGCTGTTCGGTGACCAGCCAGAGGACTGGCAGAAGATTGCGGCGGCTGTGGCGCTGACCCGCAAGACGGCGGTGATCTCCGGCGGACCTGGCACCGGCAAGACCACCACCGTGGCGAAGCTTCTTGCGGCACTGATTCGGCTCAATCCGGGCGCGCTGCGGATCCAGCTGGCCGCACCAACCGGCAAAGCCGCAGCAAGGCTGACCGAATCCCTGGGCAGGGCCCTGCAGGATCTGGCCGTCAGCGACGAAGAGCGTCGGCGTTTTCCGGCCGAAGCCACTACGCTGCATCGTCTGCTGGGTGCCCAGCCCGATACCCAGCGGATGCGCTACCACGCCGGAAATCCGCTGCATCTGGATGTGCTGGTCGTTGATGAAGCGTCGATGGTTGACCTGCCGATGATGGCAAAACTGATCGCTGCGCTGCCAGGCCATGCGCGTGTGATCTTTCTGGGCGATCGCGACCAGCTCGCCTCGGTTGAGGCGGGGGCCGTGCTGGGCGATATCTGTCGCTGTACCGAGGGCGGCTATAGCCTGGAGCGGGCAGAACAGCTCGCGCGGCTGACCGGCTGTGCCCTTGAGGGCAGTGATGATATGCAGGCGCCGTCCGTGCGCGACAGTATCTGCCTGCTGCAAAAGAGTTATCGTTTTGACGCCAGGTCAGGCATCGGCCAGCTGGCTAAAGCGATCAACCGGGGGGATGCAGCAGAGGTCAATGCCCTGTTTACCTCGGCCTGCGAAGATGTCAGCTACCAGACGCTGAACAGCGCCGAAGCCTATCAGACGATGCTGGATGAGGTCGCGCAGGGATATCAGCCTTTCCTGCAGCTCATCAGGGAACAGGCGCCACCGGCGGAGGTCATCGCCGCGTTTGGCCGCTATCAACTGCTGTGTGCATTACGTGAAGGGCCATTTGGCGTGCAGGGGCTGAATCAGCGCATCGAACAGCGGCTGATGCAGTTACAGCGCATCCGGCGTCCCGGCGTCGGCAGCCGCTGGTATGCCGGACGACCGGTCATGATCAGCCGGAATGACAGCGCGCTTGGCCTGTTCAATGGTGATATTGGCATTACGCTGCGCGATGAGGAGGGCAACCTCAAGGTCTTCTTCCCGCTGCCGGATGGATCCATCAAGGCCATTCAGCCGAGCCGCTTGCCGTCACACGAAACGGCCTGGGTAATGACGGTGCACAAATCGCAGGGATCGGAGTTTGACCACACCGCGCTGGTGATGCCGACGCAGTTTCTGCCGGTGCTGACGCGGGAACTGGTCTACACCGCGATCACCCGCGCACGTCGGCAGCTGACGATCTACAGCGAGCCGGGGGTGTTTCAGCGTGCGGTTCAGCTGCAGACGCAGCGACGCAGCGGTCTGGTCGAGCGCCTGGGCGCAGGCGGCTGA
- the recB gene encoding exodeoxyribonuclease V subunit beta — protein sequence MTQRPAISLNPLTLPLRGERLIEASAGTGKTFTIGLLYLRLLLGLGGENAYSRPLSVEEILVVTFTEAATAELRGRIRENIHQLRLACIRGKSSNPMHQLLLEQMPDLSQAAAQLLAAERQMDEAAIFTIHGFCQRMLNLNAFESGMLFEQELIEDEQALLKQSTADFWRRQCYPLSLDVARIIAAEWSGPDSLLATLRPWLQGESPGLKRPPAADETLEKRHARNLARISAIKQQWQALSADVAGIISASGVDKRSYSSKHLPNWVARVTQWAGSETLDYELPKELERFGQQVLEEKTKKGDAPRHALFAAIDQFLAEPLSLRDVIIAQALSDVRATVQREKRLRALLGFDDLLSKLDEALQQPGGVLLADTIRARFPVALIDEFQDTDPQQYRIFRALYINQPEQALFLIGDPKQAIYAFRGADIFTYLRARNEVSAHYTLDTNWRSSPEMVAGVNRLFSQVDSPFLFSAIPFQPVKPAASNQSLTLTFDQQQQPALRFWLQPGEGVGSSDYQQFMAQQCAADISRWLVAGQQGRALLGKGEALQPVQASDITVLVRSRNEAGLIRDALNALAIPSVYLSSRDSVYTTPEARELLWLLQAIQAPEQERLLRSALATSIFAIDAATLDALTQNEREWDALVEQFAVWQQLWHQRGVLPMLRDVMIKRQLAENMLASENGERRLTDLMHLGELLQEASVQLESPHALVRFLAQQIARPNSQAASQQLRLESDRHLVQIITIHKSKGLQYPLVWLPFAAGFREAASALYHDRDTFTALLDVQGDAQSLALAEEERLAEDLRLLYVALTRSVYHCSVGIAPLIKGSRKKEGESDLHKSALGYLVQQGEAADARQLSQRLNALTGEGIALTEEDLLPGEMWQDARQGDEALSSRDMTRTLTDLWRVTSYSGLQQHHSSPLLDALPSFDIDAAGEEETGEEATLTPHHFPRGAAPGTFLHGLFESIDFTEPPDRIWLEDQLQHNGYPLSWLPVLEQWIERVLRTPLNAEGVTLSAIKSSERLIEMEFYLPINNLLTAAGLDALLRRHDPLSRQAAALDFRQVRGMLKGFIDLVFRWQGKYYLLDYKSNWLGESHAAYTPEAMAQAMIGHRYDLQYQLYTLALHRYLRHRLPGYRYEQHFGGVFYLFLRGMDGSSPDNGIFATRSDEAFVEEIDALFGQPGEGL from the coding sequence ATGACGCAGCGACCTGCTATTTCGCTGAATCCACTGACGCTGCCGCTCAGGGGCGAGCGGCTGATTGAGGCATCCGCAGGTACCGGAAAAACCTTTACCATCGGTCTGCTCTATCTGCGACTGCTGCTGGGTCTGGGCGGCGAAAATGCTTACAGCCGGCCGCTCTCTGTGGAAGAAATTTTAGTAGTGACCTTCACCGAGGCCGCGACCGCTGAGCTGCGCGGACGCATCCGCGAGAATATTCATCAGTTACGTCTGGCCTGCATTCGCGGCAAAAGCAGCAATCCGATGCACCAGTTACTGCTGGAGCAGATGCCAGATCTGAGTCAGGCAGCCGCACAACTGCTGGCGGCTGAACGGCAGATGGATGAAGCCGCCATCTTCACTATTCACGGATTCTGTCAGCGGATGCTCAACCTCAATGCCTTTGAATCGGGGATGCTGTTCGAACAGGAGCTGATTGAAGATGAGCAGGCGCTGCTGAAACAGTCGACCGCCGATTTCTGGCGCCGTCAGTGCTATCCACTGAGTCTGGATGTCGCGCGGATCATCGCCGCAGAGTGGAGCGGGCCAGACAGCCTGCTGGCCACGCTGCGCCCCTGGCTGCAGGGGGAGTCGCCGGGGCTGAAACGCCCGCCCGCAGCCGATGAGACGCTGGAGAAACGTCACGCCCGTAATCTGGCGCGTATCAGTGCCATCAAGCAGCAGTGGCAGGCGCTGAGTGCGGATGTGGCAGGGATCATCAGCGCATCAGGCGTTGATAAGCGCAGCTACAGCAGCAAACATCTGCCCAACTGGGTGGCCCGCGTCACGCAGTGGGCTGGCAGTGAGACGCTGGACTACGAGCTGCCCAAAGAGCTGGAGCGATTCGGGCAGCAGGTGCTGGAGGAGAAAACCAAAAAGGGCGACGCGCCCCGTCATGCGCTGTTTGCGGCGATCGATCAGTTCCTGGCAGAGCCGCTGTCGCTGCGGGATGTGATCATCGCTCAGGCGCTGTCCGATGTGCGTGCTACGGTGCAGCGTGAGAAGCGGCTTCGTGCGCTGTTAGGCTTCGACGATCTGCTCAGTAAGCTGGATGAGGCGCTGCAGCAGCCTGGCGGCGTCCTGCTGGCTGACACTATCAGAGCACGCTTCCCGGTTGCCCTGATCGATGAGTTCCAGGATACCGATCCACAGCAGTACCGCATCTTCCGCGCGCTCTACATTAATCAGCCGGAGCAGGCACTGTTTCTGATCGGCGATCCCAAGCAGGCGATCTATGCGTTTCGCGGCGCGGATATCTTTACCTATCTGCGGGCCAGAAACGAAGTCAGCGCTCACTATACGCTGGACACCAACTGGCGCTCCTCGCCGGAGATGGTCGCGGGCGTCAACCGCCTCTTTTCGCAGGTCGATTCGCCTTTTCTCTTCTCGGCGATCCCCTTCCAGCCGGTGAAGCCCGCAGCATCGAATCAGTCGCTGACGCTGACGTTTGATCAGCAGCAGCAACCGGCGCTGCGCTTCTGGCTGCAGCCGGGCGAGGGTGTCGGCAGCAGTGACTACCAGCAGTTTATGGCGCAGCAGTGTGCGGCCGACATCAGCCGCTGGCTGGTCGCCGGTCAGCAGGGACGCGCCCTGCTGGGCAAAGGCGAGGCGCTACAGCCTGTGCAGGCGTCCGATATCACCGTGCTGGTGCGCAGTCGCAATGAGGCCGGGTTAATCCGCGATGCGCTGAATGCGCTGGCGATCCCGTCGGTCTACCTCTCCAGCCGGGACAGCGTCTACACCACGCCGGAAGCGCGCGAGTTACTCTGGCTGCTGCAGGCGATACAGGCACCGGAACAGGAGCGTCTGCTGCGCAGCGCGCTGGCAACCTCCATTTTTGCCATCGACGCGGCAACGCTCGACGCGCTGACGCAGAACGAACGCGAATGGGATGCGCTGGTGGAGCAGTTCGCCGTCTGGCAGCAGCTGTGGCATCAGCGCGGTGTCCTGCCGATGCTGCGGGATGTGATGATTAAACGGCAGCTGGCGGAAAATATGCTGGCTTCGGAGAATGGTGAGCGGCGGCTGACGGACCTGATGCATCTGGGTGAGCTGCTGCAGGAGGCGTCGGTGCAGCTGGAAAGCCCGCACGCGCTGGTGCGCTTCCTGGCGCAGCAGATTGCCCGGCCAAACAGCCAGGCTGCCAGCCAGCAGCTGCGTCTGGAAAGCGATCGGCACCTGGTGCAGATCATCACCATCCATAAATCGAAAGGGCTGCAGTATCCGCTGGTCTGGCTGCCGTTTGCTGCCGGATTCCGCGAGGCGGCCAGCGCGCTCTATCATGACCGCGACACCTTTACGGCGCTGCTGGATGTACAGGGCGATGCTCAAAGTCTGGCGCTGGCCGAAGAGGAACGTCTGGCGGAAGATCTGCGTCTGCTCTACGTGGCATTGACCCGCTCGGTCTATCACTGCAGCGTCGGTATTGCACCGCTGATCAAAGGCAGCCGCAAAAAAGAGGGCGAAAGCGATCTGCACAAGAGCGCACTGGGTTACCTGGTGCAGCAGGGTGAGGCGGCCGATGCCCGGCAGCTCAGCCAGCGTCTGAACGCCTTAACCGGTGAGGGCATTGCCCTGACAGAAGAGGATCTGCTGCCCGGCGAGATGTGGCAGGATGCCCGGCAGGGGGATGAAGCATTAAGCAGCCGTGACATGACGCGCACGCTGACGGATCTCTGGCGGGTCACCAGTTACTCTGGCCTGCAACAGCACCACAGTTCACCGCTGCTGGATGCGCTGCCCAGCTTCGATATTGACGCGGCGGGAGAGGAGGAGACTGGCGAAGAGGCGACGCTGACGCCTCACCATTTTCCGCGCGGTGCGGCACCCGGCACGTTTTTACATGGTCTGTTTGAGTCGATCGACTTTACCGAACCACCGGACCGCATCTGGCTCGAAGATCAGCTGCAGCATAATGGCTATCCGCTCAGCTGGCTGCCGGTTCTGGAGCAGTGGATTGAACGCGTCCTGCGCACCCCGCTCAACGCAGAGGGCGTGACGCTGTCGGCGATAAAGAGCAGCGAACGCCTGATTGAGATGGAGTTCTACCTGCCGATCAACAACCTGCTGACTGCGGCCGGGCTCGACGCGCTGCTGCGGCGGCATGACCCGCTTTCCCGGCAGGCCGCCGCTCTGGATTTCCGCCAGGTGCGCGGAATGCTCAAGGGCTTTATCGATCTGGTCTTCCGCTGGCAGGGCAAATATTATCTGCTCGACTATAAATCGAACTGGCTCGGGGAGAGTCACGCCGCTTACACCCCTGAGGCGATGGCGCAGGCGATGATCGGCCACCGCTACGATCTGCAGTATCAGCTCTATACGCTGGCGCTGCATCGCTATCTTCGGCATCGTCTGCCCGGCTACCGCTACGAGCAACATTTTGGCGGCGTATTTTATCTGTTTTTACGCGGGATGGATGGCAGCTCGCCGGATAACGGCATCTTTGCGACCCGTTCTGACGAAGCCTTTGTGGAAGAGATTGATGCACTATTTGGTCAACCCGGGGAGGGGTTATGA
- the ptrA gene encoding pitrilysin, translating to MRVYARWIAALVFGLTACTALAESSSGWQPVNETIRKSEQDPRHYQAIRLDNGMTVLLVSDPVAPKSLAALTLPIGSLDDPDQQAGLAHYLEHMVLMGSKHYPQPDNLAEFLKKHGGSHNASTASYRTAFYLEVENDSLAPAVDRLADAVAEPLLDPVNADRERHAVNAELTMARSRDGLRMAQVGAETLNPAHPASRFSGGNLDTLKDKPGSKLHQALLDFYHTHYSANLMKAVIYSNKPLPEMAAIAAKTFGRVQNHDASVPEIRVPVVTEAQQGIIIHYVPAQPRKQLKIEFRIANNSDRFRSKTDTLISYLISNRSKNTLTDWLQKQGLADGVNAGADPMTERNSGVFAITASLTDKGLAQRDEVVAAIFSYINLLRQQSDDKRYFDEVSHVLTLDFRYPSITRDMDYIEWLVDTMLRVPVEHTLDAPYLADQYDAAAIHARLEEMTPQHARIWYISPQEPHDKKAYFVEAPYQVEKITPATFADWQQRASQITLAMPVLNPYIPDDFTLLPSDGKTYTHPIRLDNKDGMRIYWMPSRYYASEPKAAITLALRNQHAISDARQQVLFGLNDYLSSLALDELNSQASVGGISFSTGEDEGLVFSANGFTQRLPTLLKKLVEGYASFQPTEQQLEQAKSWYLERLDAAEKGKAFEQAIQPMQLLSQLPYTQRETRRRLVSGISLRDVTDYRDALFRDATPEMMVVGNLSAESVIRLGHELREQMQSRAPRNWPSQFVTFNKPLKANLQQQGSSTDSALAALYVPLGYSEYQSMANSAMLSQIVQPWFYNQLRTKEQLGYAVFAFQMPVGRQWGLGFLLQSNSRQPGWLLQRYQAFYPQAEKRLRSMSQADFVQYQQAMINDLQQRPQTLYEEADRFSRDFDRQNDRFDTRQKLIEQVQQLTPVSLADFFRRAVIEHKGMVMTSQIAGTGNGKAEFARQPGWKTWAEVAKLQQSLPVKSETP from the coding sequence ATGCGGGTATACGCACGCTGGATAGCGGCGCTGGTGTTCGGCCTGACGGCTTGCACGGCTCTGGCGGAGAGCTCATCAGGCTGGCAGCCGGTTAATGAGACCATTCGCAAAAGTGAACAGGATCCGCGCCATTATCAGGCGATCCGGCTGGATAACGGCATGACGGTGTTGCTGGTTTCCGATCCGGTTGCGCCGAAATCCCTGGCCGCGCTGACGCTGCCGATAGGTTCGCTGGACGATCCCGATCAGCAGGCAGGACTGGCGCACTATCTGGAACACATGGTGCTGATGGGCTCAAAGCACTATCCGCAGCCGGACAACCTGGCTGAGTTCCTGAAAAAGCATGGCGGCAGTCACAATGCCAGTACCGCCTCTTATCGCACCGCTTTCTATCTGGAAGTGGAAAATGATTCGCTGGCGCCTGCGGTTGATCGGCTGGCCGATGCGGTGGCTGAGCCGCTGCTGGATCCGGTTAACGCCGATCGCGAACGCCATGCCGTCAATGCCGAACTGACGATGGCGCGCTCGCGCGACGGGCTGCGTATGGCGCAGGTCGGCGCGGAAACCCTGAACCCGGCGCATCCGGCGTCACGTTTCTCGGGCGGTAATCTCGATACCCTGAAAGATAAACCTGGCAGCAAACTGCATCAGGCTCTGCTGGATTTCTACCACACCCACTACTCCGCTAACCTGATGAAGGCGGTTATCTACAGTAACAAGCCGTTGCCGGAGATGGCGGCGATTGCGGCAAAAACCTTTGGCCGGGTGCAGAATCATGATGCCAGCGTGCCTGAGATCCGGGTGCCGGTGGTGACCGAGGCACAGCAGGGCATCATTATTCACTACGTTCCGGCTCAGCCGCGCAAGCAGCTCAAAATTGAGTTCCGCATCGCTAACAACAGCGATCGCTTCCGCAGTAAAACCGATACGCTCATCAGCTATCTGATCAGCAACCGCAGCAAAAACACGCTCACCGACTGGCTGCAGAAGCAGGGGCTGGCTGACGGTGTCAACGCGGGCGCTGACCCAATGACCGAGCGTAACAGCGGCGTCTTCGCGATTACCGCCTCCCTGACCGATAAAGGTCTGGCACAGCGTGACGAGGTGGTGGCGGCAATCTTCAGCTACATCAATCTGCTGCGTCAGCAGAGCGATGATAAACGCTACTTTGATGAGGTATCGCACGTACTGACGCTGGACTTTCGTTATCCCTCCATCACCCGCGATATGGACTACATCGAGTGGCTGGTAGATACGATGCTGCGTGTCCCGGTTGAACATACGCTGGATGCCCCCTATCTGGCGGACCAGTATGACGCGGCCGCGATACACGCCCGGCTGGAAGAGATGACGCCGCAGCATGCGCGCATCTGGTACATCAGCCCGCAGGAGCCACACGATAAAAAGGCCTATTTCGTTGAGGCACCCTATCAGGTTGAGAAAATCACGCCAGCCACCTTCGCTGACTGGCAGCAGCGCGCCAGCCAGATCACCCTGGCGATGCCGGTGCTCAATCCCTATATCCCGGATGATTTCACCCTGTTACCGTCAGACGGCAAAACCTACACCCATCCGATCAGGCTGGATAATAAAGATGGGATGCGTATTTACTGGATGCCCAGCCGTTACTATGCCAGCGAGCCGAAAGCTGCGATAACCCTGGCGCTGCGCAATCAGCACGCTATCAGCGATGCCCGTCAGCAGGTGCTGTTCGGGCTGAATGACTACCTTTCCAGCCTGGCGCTGGATGAGCTGAACTCACAGGCTTCAGTCGGCGGCATCAGTTTCTCAACCGGCGAAGATGAAGGGCTGGTATTCAGCGCCAATGGCTTTACTCAGCGTCTGCCGACGCTGCTGAAGAAGCTGGTGGAAGGGTACGCGAGTTTCCAGCCGACAGAACAGCAGCTGGAGCAGGCTAAATCCTGGTATCTGGAGCGGCTCGACGCGGCGGAAAAAGGCAAGGCGTTTGAGCAGGCTATTCAGCCGATGCAGCTGCTGTCGCAGCTGCCCTACACCCAGCGCGAAACGCGCCGCAGGCTGGTCAGTGGGATCTCACTCCGGGATGTCACCGACTACCGCGATGCACTATTCCGTGATGCAACGCCGGAGATGATGGTGGTGGGCAACCTCAGCGCGGAGAGCGTGATCCGGCTGGGGCATGAGCTCAGAGAGCAGATGCAGAGCCGTGCGCCGCGTAACTGGCCCAGCCAGTTCGTCACCTTTAACAAACCGCTGAAAGCTAACCTGCAGCAGCAGGGCAGCAGCACGGACTCTGCTCTGGCCGCCCTCTATGTGCCGCTGGGATACAGTGAATATCAGAGCATGGCAAACAGCGCGATGCTGAGCCAGATCGTGCAGCCGTGGTTCTACAATCAGCTGCGCACCAAAGAGCAGCTCGGCTATGCGGTGTTTGCCTTTCAGATGCCAGTAGGACGTCAGTGGGGCCTCGGCTTCCTGTTGCAAAGTAACAGCAGGCAGCCCGGCTGGCTGCTGCAGCGGTACCAGGCGTTCTATCCTCAGGCAGAAAAAAGATTGCGCAGCATGAGTCAGGCCGATTTTGTGCAGTATCAGCAGGCGATGATCAACGATCTGCAGCAGCGTCCTCAGACGCTGTATGAAGAGGCCGATCGCTTCAGCCGCGACTTTGACCGTCAGAACGACCGGTTTGATACGCGGCAGAAACTGATCGAGCAGGTGCAGCAACTCACCCCAGTCAGCCTGGCGGACTTTTTCCGGCGCGCCGTGATTGAACACAAAGGCATGGTGATGACCTCACAGATTGCCGGCACCGGCAATGGCAAAGCCGAATTTGCCCGGCAGCCTGGCTGGAAAACCTGGGCTGAAGTGGCAAAACTGCAGCAGTCGCTGCCGGTAAAGAGTGAAACACCATGA